Proteins from a genomic interval of Salinivibrio kushneri:
- a CDS encoding transposase: protein MTKARASQINLAATPYYHCVSRCVRRSYLCGYDAQSQKSYEHRRAWIETRLLALAKAFCIDICAYAIMSNHYHVVLHINANAAQSLTNIGVIERWLAFHQAPALIQRFHQGESLSHSERKACFRIIENWRERLMSVSWFMKLLNQYISTQANREDQCSGHFWEGRFKSQALLDEKALAAAMAYVDLNPVRAGLTKRPKQANYTSIKKRVESLKQNKATQAGLFPFVGNPRKSMPDGIPFRLMDYLALVEWTCDQGQNANSLPRPHLLTQLNISRETWLSTCSHLEGGNIVGSLSSVQGVLPTFGLQRMTGIML from the coding sequence ATGACCAAAGCTCGCGCATCGCAAATAAATTTGGCTGCCACACCCTATTATCATTGCGTCTCACGCTGTGTACGCCGCTCGTATTTGTGCGGCTATGATGCTCAGTCGCAAAAAAGTTATGAGCATCGTCGCGCATGGATAGAAACGCGTTTACTCGCATTAGCCAAAGCGTTCTGTATCGATATTTGTGCTTATGCCATTATGAGCAATCACTATCACGTTGTTTTGCATATCAACGCAAACGCGGCTCAGTCTTTGACCAACATCGGGGTTATTGAACGCTGGCTAGCCTTTCATCAAGCGCCTGCGCTTATCCAGCGTTTTCATCAGGGTGAATCGCTCTCTCACTCAGAGCGAAAAGCGTGTTTTCGCATCATTGAGAACTGGCGCGAACGTTTGATGTCTGTCAGCTGGTTTATGAAGCTGCTTAATCAATATATTTCGACGCAAGCGAATCGAGAGGATCAATGTTCAGGGCATTTTTGGGAGGGACGCTTTAAAAGCCAAGCCTTATTAGATGAAAAAGCACTCGCTGCGGCCATGGCCTATGTCGATTTGAACCCAGTGCGAGCAGGTCTCACCAAACGGCCTAAACAAGCCAATTACACATCGATTAAAAAGCGCGTTGAATCACTCAAGCAAAATAAAGCGACGCAAGCCGGCTTATTTCCCTTCGTTGGAAACCCAAGAAAGTCGATGCCCGACGGTATCCCTTTTCGCCTTATGGATTATTTAGCTCTGGTAGAATGGACGTGCGATCAGGGTCAGAACGCCAATTCACTCCCGAGACCACACCTACTCACACAGCTGAACATCTCGCGTGAAACCTGGTTAAGTACATGCTCTCACTTAGAAGGCGGGAATATCGTAGGTTCACTATCGAGTGTTCAGGGGGTATTGCCGACATTCGGTCTACAGCGCATGACCGGCATCATGCTCTAG
- a CDS encoding YciI family protein, producing MWYLIYSQDVENSLPLRKQARDAHLERLHQLEKENRLMIAGPNPAVDSDEPGDAGFTGSTVIAWFESLSAAKAWADKDPYMAAGVYADVTVKPFKKVLPQDPA from the coding sequence ATGTGGTATCTCATTTATTCGCAAGACGTCGAGAACAGCCTACCGCTACGCAAGCAAGCGCGTGACGCACACCTTGAGCGCTTACACCAACTGGAAAAAGAAAACCGCTTGATGATTGCAGGACCAAACCCTGCCGTTGATAGCGACGAGCCGGGCGACGCTGGGTTTACGGGGTCAACCGTTATTGCCTGGTTTGAGTCACTATCAGCCGCCAAGGCATGGGCCGACAAAGACCCGTATATGGCCGCTGGCGTCTATGCAGATGTCACCGTTAAACCTTTCAAAAAAGTGCTTCCGCAGGATCCTGCCTAA
- a CDS encoding TIGR01621 family pseudouridine synthase, translating to MFSIVDQNQHFVVINKYHGVSVQKEADHAALLPAVASHIGVEKVYLVHRLDKMTSGLLLLATSSHAASVLSGLFASREIEKLYLALSAKKPRKKQGLIVGDMAKGRRGSWKMLTSKDNPARTRFTSIAGGEGRRLFLCRPYTGKTHQIRVAMKSIGSPLIGDDYYGGEPADRGYLHAYGLQFTCRFADDQPAKHYSYVLPPSQGELWPTLPVEWEQPWHLIS from the coding sequence ATGTTTTCAATTGTCGACCAAAACCAACACTTTGTGGTGATCAATAAGTACCACGGCGTTAGCGTGCAAAAAGAAGCCGATCACGCGGCACTGTTGCCTGCGGTGGCGTCGCATATTGGGGTTGAGAAAGTTTACCTTGTGCATCGGTTAGACAAGATGACATCGGGCTTGCTGCTGCTGGCAACCTCTTCTCATGCGGCGTCTGTCCTCTCAGGGCTGTTTGCTTCGCGCGAGATAGAAAAATTATATTTGGCATTAAGTGCGAAAAAGCCGCGTAAGAAGCAGGGTCTGATCGTTGGGGATATGGCCAAAGGGCGGCGAGGTAGCTGGAAAATGTTAACCAGCAAAGATAACCCGGCGAGAACGCGTTTTACCTCTATTGCTGGTGGTGAGGGACGGCGACTTTTTCTCTGTCGGCCCTACACAGGCAAAACCCATCAAATTCGCGTGGCGATGAAAAGCATTGGATCACCGCTCATCGGTGATGATTACTATGGCGGTGAGCCTGCCGATCGTGGCTACTTACACGCTTATGGGTTGCAATTTACGTGTCGTTTTGCTGATGATCAGCCAGCCAAGCACTACAGCTATGTGCTGCCCCCGAGCCAAGGCGAATTGTGGCCAACCTTACCGGTGGAGTGGGAGCAGCCTTGGCACTTAATTAGCTAG
- the gspS2 gene encoding type II secretion system pilot lipoprotein GspS-beta, producing the protein MRYVKILTMACLGLVLSACSSTQHDQAAEAASQRADMIAQLLPMDIEGYSLVRARAQDAIIELTLLEKNAKKAPGQLFSGLKRRYCEDNDIRSMLDSGISYTILVRDTRGRQILNNAITSPSCAS; encoded by the coding sequence ATGCGATATGTAAAAATACTGACGATGGCCTGCCTGGGGCTAGTACTCAGTGCATGTAGCAGCACCCAGCATGATCAGGCCGCAGAGGCAGCAAGCCAACGTGCCGACATGATTGCACAGTTACTGCCGATGGATATTGAAGGCTACTCACTGGTTCGCGCTCGTGCGCAGGACGCCATCATCGAGCTGACGCTTCTAGAGAAGAATGCCAAAAAAGCACCGGGGCAGCTCTTTTCCGGCCTAAAGCGTCGTTATTGCGAGGATAACGATATCCGCAGTATGTTAGACAGTGGTATCAGCTATACCATTTTGGTTCGAGATACCCGTGGTCGACAAATCCTCAATAACGCCATTACTTCACCAAGCTGTGCTAGCTAA
- a CDS encoding plasmid pRiA4b ORF-3 family protein, protein MELPPSAQALLEAIQHNMPIADISREQHQLINGSPESYIAALPIGLSLSKIFDERQEELFVDYFSQMANDLRIYSRSNDVSEIINIANEILTNALELDDAQINLVLTREIIRCMKHHKLHVEDAIIMKVRERSQQPITEQQEQLAQDPEKVTEHLIADLNKFGVDTGLAFCQFVGGELIFFTEQEVQGLLTMISHQPWSIDALLLLSLNADPKIANTAASVLSSLPAKRWESLGQRQYLTLIQRFGHDSVKNHLPAWQKSAMQYGKQTEKHQVTELCLSYPDGNHAILFNGLLINPTTKHAHVFGGVFRLGFGLVDSYFDANTVDTVQYKKMTAEMDSTVEAIQCDPGILRHILCWALDEQHEAFEPDTLHMLALFPSQWTEPQPFSLDNLASTCNFPGEHPDVIARGHLSSKLLVNTPLIETWTVAESIDPALETIRKVRNRYYLEHPEPYIKALALSGLITHYSKQEITPFSPSNLFIFAAAYALQAPDRMRKTFPLFDQLTELSIQQQAEHHPMVHGPQEIERPQGIVLHIELDNSRPKIWRRFTISNALPFIALHDCIQAIMGWEHQHLAMFITPFGHIDLDDESDTQAAYLPIGAVLQDPGDTIAYVYDFGDDWRHTITLEKLNTRNCTQPKVTAGNGACPPEDCGGIDRYKDLLKLSRRAPLNDDEREILDLFNMQDWDAKHFDKNEVNQRLKEEVPPIFD, encoded by the coding sequence ATGGAACTGCCACCTTCTGCGCAAGCGCTCCTTGAGGCTATCCAGCACAACATGCCCATTGCCGACATCAGCCGGGAACAACACCAGCTAATAAACGGTTCACCAGAGTCGTATATTGCCGCGCTACCGATTGGTCTATCACTATCAAAGATATTCGACGAACGCCAAGAGGAGCTTTTTGTCGATTACTTTTCACAAATGGCCAATGACCTACGTATTTACTCGCGTAGTAATGACGTCTCTGAAATCATCAATATCGCGAATGAAATCCTCACTAACGCGCTTGAGCTAGACGATGCTCAAATTAACTTGGTGCTTACCAGAGAAATCATCAGATGCATGAAACACCATAAGCTGCATGTCGAAGATGCGATCATTATGAAAGTGCGTGAGCGCAGTCAGCAGCCGATCACTGAGCAACAAGAACAATTGGCACAAGACCCTGAAAAGGTTACCGAACATCTCATCGCCGATCTCAATAAATTCGGCGTAGACACTGGGCTTGCTTTTTGTCAGTTTGTGGGCGGTGAGCTTATCTTTTTCACCGAACAGGAAGTTCAAGGGCTGCTCACGATGATAAGCCATCAACCTTGGTCAATTGATGCGCTTTTGCTTTTGAGCCTCAATGCCGATCCTAAGATCGCCAACACCGCAGCGAGTGTACTCAGTAGCCTTCCAGCAAAAAGATGGGAGTCCCTTGGTCAGCGTCAATACCTAACCCTGATCCAGCGCTTTGGTCACGATAGCGTAAAAAATCACCTACCAGCGTGGCAAAAATCAGCCATGCAATACGGCAAACAAACCGAAAAACATCAGGTGACTGAGCTTTGTCTGTCCTATCCAGACGGCAACCACGCCATACTATTTAATGGGCTACTCATCAACCCAACAACTAAACATGCGCATGTTTTCGGGGGCGTCTTCCGCTTAGGTTTCGGTTTAGTGGATAGCTACTTTGATGCCAATACCGTCGACACCGTACAATATAAAAAAATGACCGCAGAAATGGACAGCACAGTTGAAGCTATTCAATGCGACCCTGGTATCTTGCGACACATACTTTGTTGGGCCCTAGACGAACAGCATGAGGCCTTCGAGCCTGACACGCTACATATGCTTGCGCTTTTCCCTTCACAATGGACCGAGCCGCAACCGTTCTCATTAGATAACCTTGCCTCCACGTGCAATTTCCCAGGTGAACATCCGGATGTGATAGCACGAGGACATCTATCCAGCAAATTGTTAGTCAATACTCCATTGATAGAGACATGGACGGTCGCTGAATCGATCGACCCAGCCCTGGAGACCATACGCAAAGTCCGGAACCGCTATTATCTCGAACACCCTGAACCCTATATCAAAGCACTCGCGTTGAGTGGGCTGATCACGCATTACAGCAAACAAGAAATCACACCGTTCTCACCGAGCAACCTATTTATATTTGCCGCAGCGTATGCGTTGCAAGCACCTGATCGCATGAGAAAAACCTTTCCACTTTTCGACCAGCTCACAGAGCTGAGTATACAACAGCAAGCGGAGCATCATCCGATGGTGCACGGTCCCCAGGAAATAGAACGCCCCCAAGGCATCGTACTGCACATTGAGCTCGATAATAGCCGTCCCAAAATATGGCGCCGTTTTACCATTTCAAACGCCTTACCTTTTATCGCGCTACACGATTGCATTCAGGCTATTATGGGTTGGGAGCACCAACACCTTGCCATGTTCATCACACCCTTTGGTCATATTGACCTTGACGATGAATCCGATACCCAAGCGGCGTATTTACCCATTGGGGCAGTACTGCAAGACCCCGGAGACACCATCGCATATGTGTATGATTTTGGCGATGACTGGCGCCACACCATCACCCTTGAGAAACTGAATACCCGCAATTGCACGCAGCCTAAAGTCACGGCAGGTAATGGCGCCTGCCCACCCGAAGACTGCGGCGGTATAGACAGATACAAAGACCTACTCAAACTCTCAAGACGCGCTCCACTCAACGACGATGAGCGAGAGATCCTGGACCTCTTTAACATGCAGGACTGGGACGCAAAACACTTTGATAAGAACGAAGTGAATCAGAGATTAAAAGAAGAAGTACCACCTATTTTCGACTAG
- a CDS encoding Na+/H+ antiporter NhaC family protein, whose amino-acid sequence MTDYGVWTVVTPLVTIVLAVVTRQVILSLLAGAMVGYTVIANFNPFAGVAKALDSYIGVFASAGNTRTILFCFMVGGLIRLIQVTGGTRAVIHALTERAQLVKNPIAVQLLAMVTTMLIFIESSISIMSAGTVSRDLADHYRVSREKLAYVIQSSCVATCSSVMINGWGAAMMAIIGVQVSKGYVEGEPFTILLHAIPYNLMAWLSLLAVLFYVLTGASWGPMAKADQRAAAGQVLREGAFPIAGDHQRDDEPLGKVSYFVLPLLSTILMVPVGLFITGNGDIASGSGSTAVFWAVMAGTAVAMAFFIGTRVLSLDAFFRHLLAGYANMMPLGAIMSLAFLMGDLSADLHTGHYITQVIDGILPAGLSAAFVFVIAAIMSLATGTSWGTFAIMIPIGIQIGAATGIDPHLMIGASISGAIFGDMTSPISDTGIVASMATGNDHVDHIRTQFPYVMVVGAISTMAFAALGSI is encoded by the coding sequence ATGACCGATTATGGCGTCTGGACGGTGGTGACGCCACTGGTGACTATTGTGCTTGCTGTGGTCACGCGCCAGGTGATTCTGTCGCTGCTGGCAGGGGCGATGGTGGGTTATACCGTGATTGCGAATTTCAATCCATTCGCAGGCGTGGCGAAGGCACTGGATAGTTATATTGGTGTGTTTGCCAGCGCGGGGAACACGCGCACCATTTTGTTCTGTTTTATGGTGGGTGGGTTAATTCGTCTTATCCAAGTCACAGGCGGCACGCGGGCCGTGATTCATGCGCTCACCGAGCGTGCTCAATTGGTGAAAAATCCGATTGCGGTGCAGTTGCTCGCGATGGTCACCACCATGCTGATTTTTATTGAAAGCTCAATTTCCATTATGTCAGCGGGGACGGTGAGTCGTGATTTAGCCGATCACTATCGCGTTTCTCGAGAGAAGCTCGCCTATGTGATCCAGTCATCTTGCGTCGCGACTTGCTCCAGCGTGATGATCAATGGTTGGGGTGCTGCGATGATGGCAATTATCGGCGTACAAGTCAGCAAAGGCTATGTTGAAGGCGAGCCCTTCACCATTCTATTGCACGCCATCCCTTACAACTTAATGGCTTGGCTCTCCTTGCTGGCGGTGCTTTTTTATGTGCTCACTGGGGCGAGTTGGGGGCCAATGGCGAAAGCTGACCAACGTGCGGCAGCTGGGCAAGTACTGCGTGAGGGCGCCTTTCCTATTGCTGGTGATCATCAGCGCGATGATGAGCCGCTAGGTAAAGTGAGCTATTTTGTTCTGCCGTTACTGAGCACCATTTTAATGGTACCGGTGGGCCTGTTTATCACCGGTAATGGCGATATTGCCTCTGGATCGGGCTCGACCGCTGTTTTTTGGGCGGTGATGGCAGGGACTGCGGTCGCGATGGCTTTCTTTATCGGCACGCGTGTCTTGTCGTTAGATGCCTTTTTCCGCCACCTGTTAGCCGGATACGCGAATATGATGCCTCTTGGGGCCATTATGTCGCTGGCATTTTTAATGGGGGATTTATCGGCAGACTTACATACGGGACACTACATCACTCAGGTGATTGATGGCATTTTGCCTGCAGGATTATCAGCCGCTTTTGTCTTTGTGATTGCCGCGATTATGTCACTGGCGACCGGGACCTCGTGGGGCACGTTTGCAATCATGATTCCGATTGGTATTCAGATTGGCGCCGCGACAGGCATTGATCCGCACTTAATGATTGGCGCATCGATATCTGGGGCGATTTTTGGCGATATGACGTCACCAATCAGTGATACCGGCATTGTCGCGTCGATGGCAACAGGCAATGATCACGTTGATCATATCCGCACGCAATTTCCTTACGTCATGGTCGTGGGAGCAATTAGCACAATGGCATTTGCGGCCTTAGGGAGTATTTAA